One window of Channa argus isolate prfri chromosome 4, Channa argus male v1.0, whole genome shotgun sequence genomic DNA carries:
- the ap4e1 gene encoding AP-4 complex subunit epsilon-1 isoform X3 — MSDVVEKTLTALPSLLSLDPQPGSAKLSSTSKLGNLIRAITELTSKHEEEKLIQCELVSLKEQISSPNTSMRQMKELMVRAIYCEMLGYEASFSYIHAIKLAQQGTVLEKRVGYLAVSLFLNESHELLLLLVNTVLKDLQSTNLIEVCMALTVVSQIFPKDMIPAILPLVEEKLNHPKEIIRRKAVLALYKFYLIAPNQVQHIHNKFRKALCDRDPGVMTASLHIYLQMIQENPEGYKDLTASFVTILKQVVGGKLPMDFNYHSVPAPWLQIQLLRILSLLGKNDQSTSETMYEVLDESIRRAEMNHNITYAILYECVKCIYTIHPKSELLEKAAKCIGNFVMSPKINLKYLGLKALTYVVQQDPKLALQHQMTIIECLDHPDLIIKRETLELLFRITNGQNVTVIVEKMLEFLRMSKDDYTTIDLVGKVAELAEKYAPDNEWFIETMNTVFSVGGDMMQPDIPNSFLKLLSEGFDSVEEDRKLRLFAVDSYVSLLQGEPGKLPQCFLQVISWVDSSLSFLDGFVSEALAAGAAPYKPPHQRQEELAQAKALSLEPYGLSLPINMSSCSNADRQSPTLLSISSGLSGDSTDVLHRGGSTTLKLDGVKRLWGREGYLVPRENVDEAAQIEVPSPLQSPSRQGVADSSHTQASTPTQAPEPEQEKKQLASSLFVGLSSQSSLCLMGKSEPTPQRFRRKAKGHSSSLGAIVQISNSLVSHPTDVDSLLCNNQLGSNITSEQTSELPEGLTNANGTCDGEAKLNDRDTKVQKLSHTGKDGFAAAAPIPYEDPNRNEVFSISSHLPAELSGLSCSEITPLCSNQNLDLSACHVQKDDSVVQVVFITNFSDTSVQQMLLDIHSDQLEVSCASDSRLKDVRSHSVAVCQYFLSVKRPSAHVETVGMVSYQLTDGMRQEVQFSYKLPLTSFIRPLTVSTEEYGTMWLTFSNDTKQNLTLVSDAQEPLAATLNVLKKKLQLHIVEIIDMEGIVACQLLQDQPCLMHCRVHAGKLAVWLRSPVPDLPDCLIYHCQRALQEH, encoded by the exons ATGAGCGATGTTGTGGAGAAGACCCTGACTGCTTTGCCAAGCCTCCTGTCTTTAGATCCTCAACCGGGCTCTGCAAAACTGTCCTCCACCTCAAAGCTAGGAAACCTTATCAGAGCAATCACTGAACTAACATCCAAACAT GAGGAAGAGAAACTGATTCAGTGTGAATTAGTGTCTCTCAAAGAACAGATTTCCTCCCCTAACACGTCCATG AGGCAGATGAAGGAGCTCATGGTGAGAGCAATTTACTGTGAAATGTTGGGTTATGAGGCATCTTTCAGCTACATTCATGCTATCAAACTGGCTCAACAAGGCACCGTTCTGGAGAAAAGAgttg GTTACCTTGCTGTGTCCTTGTTTCTGAATGAAAGCCACGAGCTACTGCTTCTCCTTGTGAACACTGTACTAAAG GATCTTCAGAGCACAAACCTTATTGAAGTGTGCATGGCTCTAACTGTTGTCAGCCAAATTTTCCCCAAAGATATGATACCTGCAATCCTCCCTTTAGTAGAGGAGAAACTTAATCACCCAAA AGAAATCATACGACGAAAAGCAGTCCTGGCGCTGTACAAATTCTACCTGATTGCACCAAATCAAGTTCAACATATTCACAACAAGTTTCGCAAAGCTCTGTGTGACAGGGATCCTGGTGTGATGACAGCCTCACTACATATCTATTTACAGATGATCCAG GAGAATCCAGAAGGTTATAAGGACCTGACAGCAAGTTTTGTCACCATATTGAAGCAGGTGGTAGGAGGAAAACTGCCCATGGATTTCAATTATCACAGTGTCCCTGCTCCATGGCTCCAAATCCAGCTTCTCAGAATTCTCTCCTTGCTCGGAAAAAATGATCAGAG TACAAGTGAGACCATGTATGAAGTCCTTGACGAGTCTATACGAAGAGCGGAGATGAACCATAACATCACTTACG CAATATTAtatgaatgtgtaaaatgtatttacacaaTACACCCTAAGTCTGAACTTTTGGAAAAAGCTGCAAAGTGCATTGGGAACTTTGTTATGTCACCAAAAATAAATCTCAAATATCTAG GCTTGAAGGCTCTCACCTATGTGGTCCAGCAGGATCCTAAACTGGCGCTGCAGCATCAGATGACCATCATTGAGTGTCTGGATCACCCCGACCTCATCATCAAGCGTGAG ACACTGGAGTTGCTCTTTCGGATCACAAATGGCCAGAATGTCACAGTCATTGTAGAGAAGATGCTGGAGTTTCTGCGCATGAGTAAAGATGACTACACTACCATTGACCTGGTGGGGAAGGTCGCAGAACTGGCAGAAAA ATATGCACCAGACAATGAATGGTTCATTGAGACCATGAACACAGTGTTTTCAGTCGGTGGAGACATGATGCAGCCTGACATTCCCAACAGTTTTCTTAAACTCCTCTCTGAGG GATTTGACAGTGTGGAGGAAGACAGGAAGTTGAGGCTATTTGCTGTCGATTCATATGTTTCTCTGCTCCAAGGAGAGCCTGGCAAACTGCCACAGTGCTTCCTCCAAGTCATCAGCTGG GTAGattcttctctgtcttttctgGATGGATTTGTGTCGGAGGCGTTGGCTGCTGGCGCCGCTCCATACAAGCCTCCACATCAACGTCAAGAGGAACTAGCTCAGGCAAAAG CATTGAGCCTGGAGCCATATGGCCTGTCCTTGCCGATCAACATGTCTTCATGCAGcaatgcagacagacagtcgCCCACACTGTTGTCTATCAGCTCTGGTCTGTCAGGAGATAGCACAGATGTCTTACACAGAGGAGG TTCTACAACTCTGAAGCTGGATGGAGTGAAGAGGCTGTGGGGGAGGGAGGGCTATTTGGTGCCGAGGGAGAACGTAGACGAGGCTGCCCAGATTGAGGTTCCCAGTCCCCTTCAGTCCCCCAGCCGGCAGGGCGTAGCTGACAGCTCACACACCCAGGCTTCCACTCCTACACAGGCCCCTGAGCCTGAACAAGAGAAAAAGCAACTGGCTTCTTCACTCTTTGTTGGCCTCAGCTCACAAAGCTCTTTGTGTTTG ATGGGAAAATCTGAGCCAACACCCCAGCGATTCCGAAGAAAAGCCAAAGGTCACAGCTCATCTTTGGGAGCCATCGTCCAAATATCCAACTCCCTTGTCTCTCATCCTACTGATGTGGACAGCTTGCTATGTAACAACCAGCTGGGCTCCAACATCACCTCTGAACAAACATCTGAACTCCCTGAGGGCCTCACTAATGCTAACGGCACCTGTGATGGTGAAGCTAAGTTAaatgacagagacacaaaagtacaaaaattaTCTCACACTGGCAAAGATGGCtttgcagctgctgctcctATTCCATATGAAGACCCAAACAGAAATGAAGTCTTTTCTATCAGTTCTCATCTTCCTGCTGAACTCTCTGGACTCTCCTGCTCAGAAATCACTCCCCTGTGTTCCAACCAAAACCTGGATCTCTCAGCCTGTCATGTGCAGAAAGATGATTCCGTAGTGCAAGTTGTTTTTATTACCAACTTCTCTGACACTTCTGTTCAGCAGATGCTGCTGGATATTCACTCAGATCAACTTGAG gtatCCTGTGCATCTGACAGTCGACTCAAGGACGTGAGAAGCCACAGTGTAGCAGTGTGTCAGTATTTCCTTAGTGTGAAGAGGCCATCAGCTCATGTTGAAACGGTCGGGATGGTGTCTTACCAGTTAACTGATGGGATGCGTCAGGAAGTGCAGTTCTCATACAAACTTCCTCTGACCAGTTTCATCAG ACCTTTGACAGTGTCCACAGAGGAGTATGGGACAATGTGGCTGACCTTCTCTAATGACACAAAGCAGAATCTGACATTGGTTAGTGATGCCCAAGAACCTCTCGCAGCCACTCTGAATGTACTGAAGAAGAAACTTCAGCTTCATATTGTGGAAATCATAG ATATGGAAGGTATTGTGGCTTGCCAGCTCCTCCAGGATCAGCCGTGTCTGATGCACTGCCGTGTGCATGCAGGCAAGCTGGCTGTGTGGTTGCGTTCTCCAGTCCCCGACCTGCCCGACTGCCTGATCTACCACTGTCAGAGAGCTTTACAGGAGCACTGA
- the ap4e1 gene encoding AP-4 complex subunit epsilon-1 isoform X1 yields MSDVVEKTLTALPSLLSLDPQPGSAKLSSTSKLGNLIRAITELTSKHEEEKLIQCELVSLKEQISSPNTSMRQMKELMVRAIYCEMLGYEASFSYIHAIKLAQQGTVLEKRVGYLAVSLFLNESHELLLLLVNTVLKDLQSTNLIEVCMALTVVSQIFPKDMIPAILPLVEEKLNHPKEIIRRKAVLALYKFYLIAPNQVQHIHNKFRKALCDRDPGVMTASLHIYLQMIQENPEGYKDLTASFVTILKQVVGGKLPMDFNYHSVPAPWLQIQLLRILSLLGKNDQSTSETMYEVLDESIRRAEMNHNITYAILYECVKCIYTIHPKSELLEKAAKCIGNFVMSPKINLKYLGLKALTYVVQQDPKLALQHQMTIIECLDHPDLIIKRETLELLFRITNGQNVTVIVEKMLEFLRMSKDDYTTIDLVGKVAELAEKYAPDNEWFIETMNTVFSVGGDMMQPDIPNSFLKLLSEGFDSVEEDRKLRLFAVDSYVSLLQGEPGKLPQCFLQVISWVLGEYSYLSGDLEPARVLQLLARVLDMKQTSSETKSWVLVAMTKLCESGADVSVAQEVSETFSSSMDTVLRQKAHELQQLSQHSDLRARVLPRGSGSEPLEVDSSLSFLDGFVSEALAAGAAPYKPPHQRQEELAQAKALSLEPYGLSLPINMSSCSNADRQSPTLLSISSGLSGDSTDVLHRGGSTTLKLDGVKRLWGREGYLVPRENVDEAAQIEVPSPLQSPSRQGVADSSHTQASTPTQAPEPEQEKKQLASSLFVGLSSQSSLCLMGKSEPTPQRFRRKAKGHSSSLGAIVQISNSLVSHPTDVDSLLCNNQLGSNITSEQTSELPEGLTNANGTCDGEAKLNDRDTKVQKLSHTGKDGFAAAAPIPYEDPNRNEVFSISSHLPAELSGLSCSEITPLCSNQNLDLSACHVQKDDSVVQVVFITNFSDTSVQQMLLDIHSDQLEVSCASDSRLKDVRSHSVAVCQYFLSVKRPSAHVETVGMVSYQLTDGMRQEVQFSYKLPLTSFIRPLTVSTEEYGTMWLTFSNDTKQNLTLVSDAQEPLAATLNVLKKKLQLHIVEIIDMEGIVACQLLQDQPCLMHCRVHAGKLAVWLRSPVPDLPDCLIYHCQRALQEH; encoded by the exons ATGAGCGATGTTGTGGAGAAGACCCTGACTGCTTTGCCAAGCCTCCTGTCTTTAGATCCTCAACCGGGCTCTGCAAAACTGTCCTCCACCTCAAAGCTAGGAAACCTTATCAGAGCAATCACTGAACTAACATCCAAACAT GAGGAAGAGAAACTGATTCAGTGTGAATTAGTGTCTCTCAAAGAACAGATTTCCTCCCCTAACACGTCCATG AGGCAGATGAAGGAGCTCATGGTGAGAGCAATTTACTGTGAAATGTTGGGTTATGAGGCATCTTTCAGCTACATTCATGCTATCAAACTGGCTCAACAAGGCACCGTTCTGGAGAAAAGAgttg GTTACCTTGCTGTGTCCTTGTTTCTGAATGAAAGCCACGAGCTACTGCTTCTCCTTGTGAACACTGTACTAAAG GATCTTCAGAGCACAAACCTTATTGAAGTGTGCATGGCTCTAACTGTTGTCAGCCAAATTTTCCCCAAAGATATGATACCTGCAATCCTCCCTTTAGTAGAGGAGAAACTTAATCACCCAAA AGAAATCATACGACGAAAAGCAGTCCTGGCGCTGTACAAATTCTACCTGATTGCACCAAATCAAGTTCAACATATTCACAACAAGTTTCGCAAAGCTCTGTGTGACAGGGATCCTGGTGTGATGACAGCCTCACTACATATCTATTTACAGATGATCCAG GAGAATCCAGAAGGTTATAAGGACCTGACAGCAAGTTTTGTCACCATATTGAAGCAGGTGGTAGGAGGAAAACTGCCCATGGATTTCAATTATCACAGTGTCCCTGCTCCATGGCTCCAAATCCAGCTTCTCAGAATTCTCTCCTTGCTCGGAAAAAATGATCAGAG TACAAGTGAGACCATGTATGAAGTCCTTGACGAGTCTATACGAAGAGCGGAGATGAACCATAACATCACTTACG CAATATTAtatgaatgtgtaaaatgtatttacacaaTACACCCTAAGTCTGAACTTTTGGAAAAAGCTGCAAAGTGCATTGGGAACTTTGTTATGTCACCAAAAATAAATCTCAAATATCTAG GCTTGAAGGCTCTCACCTATGTGGTCCAGCAGGATCCTAAACTGGCGCTGCAGCATCAGATGACCATCATTGAGTGTCTGGATCACCCCGACCTCATCATCAAGCGTGAG ACACTGGAGTTGCTCTTTCGGATCACAAATGGCCAGAATGTCACAGTCATTGTAGAGAAGATGCTGGAGTTTCTGCGCATGAGTAAAGATGACTACACTACCATTGACCTGGTGGGGAAGGTCGCAGAACTGGCAGAAAA ATATGCACCAGACAATGAATGGTTCATTGAGACCATGAACACAGTGTTTTCAGTCGGTGGAGACATGATGCAGCCTGACATTCCCAACAGTTTTCTTAAACTCCTCTCTGAGG GATTTGACAGTGTGGAGGAAGACAGGAAGTTGAGGCTATTTGCTGTCGATTCATATGTTTCTCTGCTCCAAGGAGAGCCTGGCAAACTGCCACAGTGCTTCCTCCAAGTCATCAGCTGG GTCCTCGGTGAATACTCCTATTTGAGTGGGGACCTTGAACCTGCGAGAGTTCTGCAGCTACTAGCCAGAGTGTTGGACATGAAGCAAACCAGCAGTGAAACTAAAAGCTGGGTCCTTGTGGCAATGACAAAGCTCTGTGAGAGTGGGGCAGATGTTTCTGTTGCTCAGGAGGTTTCTGAAACATTTAGCAGCTCAATGGACACAGTGCTGAGACAGAAGGCGCATGAGCTGCAGCAACTTAGCCAACACTCTGATCTACGAGCCAGAGTACTGCCTAGAGGCTCTGGCTCGGAGCCACTGGAG GTAGattcttctctgtcttttctgGATGGATTTGTGTCGGAGGCGTTGGCTGCTGGCGCCGCTCCATACAAGCCTCCACATCAACGTCAAGAGGAACTAGCTCAGGCAAAAG CATTGAGCCTGGAGCCATATGGCCTGTCCTTGCCGATCAACATGTCTTCATGCAGcaatgcagacagacagtcgCCCACACTGTTGTCTATCAGCTCTGGTCTGTCAGGAGATAGCACAGATGTCTTACACAGAGGAGG TTCTACAACTCTGAAGCTGGATGGAGTGAAGAGGCTGTGGGGGAGGGAGGGCTATTTGGTGCCGAGGGAGAACGTAGACGAGGCTGCCCAGATTGAGGTTCCCAGTCCCCTTCAGTCCCCCAGCCGGCAGGGCGTAGCTGACAGCTCACACACCCAGGCTTCCACTCCTACACAGGCCCCTGAGCCTGAACAAGAGAAAAAGCAACTGGCTTCTTCACTCTTTGTTGGCCTCAGCTCACAAAGCTCTTTGTGTTTG ATGGGAAAATCTGAGCCAACACCCCAGCGATTCCGAAGAAAAGCCAAAGGTCACAGCTCATCTTTGGGAGCCATCGTCCAAATATCCAACTCCCTTGTCTCTCATCCTACTGATGTGGACAGCTTGCTATGTAACAACCAGCTGGGCTCCAACATCACCTCTGAACAAACATCTGAACTCCCTGAGGGCCTCACTAATGCTAACGGCACCTGTGATGGTGAAGCTAAGTTAaatgacagagacacaaaagtacaaaaattaTCTCACACTGGCAAAGATGGCtttgcagctgctgctcctATTCCATATGAAGACCCAAACAGAAATGAAGTCTTTTCTATCAGTTCTCATCTTCCTGCTGAACTCTCTGGACTCTCCTGCTCAGAAATCACTCCCCTGTGTTCCAACCAAAACCTGGATCTCTCAGCCTGTCATGTGCAGAAAGATGATTCCGTAGTGCAAGTTGTTTTTATTACCAACTTCTCTGACACTTCTGTTCAGCAGATGCTGCTGGATATTCACTCAGATCAACTTGAG gtatCCTGTGCATCTGACAGTCGACTCAAGGACGTGAGAAGCCACAGTGTAGCAGTGTGTCAGTATTTCCTTAGTGTGAAGAGGCCATCAGCTCATGTTGAAACGGTCGGGATGGTGTCTTACCAGTTAACTGATGGGATGCGTCAGGAAGTGCAGTTCTCATACAAACTTCCTCTGACCAGTTTCATCAG ACCTTTGACAGTGTCCACAGAGGAGTATGGGACAATGTGGCTGACCTTCTCTAATGACACAAAGCAGAATCTGACATTGGTTAGTGATGCCCAAGAACCTCTCGCAGCCACTCTGAATGTACTGAAGAAGAAACTTCAGCTTCATATTGTGGAAATCATAG ATATGGAAGGTATTGTGGCTTGCCAGCTCCTCCAGGATCAGCCGTGTCTGATGCACTGCCGTGTGCATGCAGGCAAGCTGGCTGTGTGGTTGCGTTCTCCAGTCCCCGACCTGCCCGACTGCCTGATCTACCACTGTCAGAGAGCTTTACAGGAGCACTGA
- the ap4e1 gene encoding AP-4 complex subunit epsilon-1 isoform X2 produces MSDVVEKTLTALPSLLSLDPQPGSAKLSSTSKLGNLIRAITELTSKHRQMKELMVRAIYCEMLGYEASFSYIHAIKLAQQGTVLEKRVGYLAVSLFLNESHELLLLLVNTVLKDLQSTNLIEVCMALTVVSQIFPKDMIPAILPLVEEKLNHPKEIIRRKAVLALYKFYLIAPNQVQHIHNKFRKALCDRDPGVMTASLHIYLQMIQENPEGYKDLTASFVTILKQVVGGKLPMDFNYHSVPAPWLQIQLLRILSLLGKNDQSTSETMYEVLDESIRRAEMNHNITYAILYECVKCIYTIHPKSELLEKAAKCIGNFVMSPKINLKYLGLKALTYVVQQDPKLALQHQMTIIECLDHPDLIIKRETLELLFRITNGQNVTVIVEKMLEFLRMSKDDYTTIDLVGKVAELAEKYAPDNEWFIETMNTVFSVGGDMMQPDIPNSFLKLLSEGFDSVEEDRKLRLFAVDSYVSLLQGEPGKLPQCFLQVISWVLGEYSYLSGDLEPARVLQLLARVLDMKQTSSETKSWVLVAMTKLCESGADVSVAQEVSETFSSSMDTVLRQKAHELQQLSQHSDLRARVLPRGSGSEPLEVDSSLSFLDGFVSEALAAGAAPYKPPHQRQEELAQAKALSLEPYGLSLPINMSSCSNADRQSPTLLSISSGLSGDSTDVLHRGGSTTLKLDGVKRLWGREGYLVPRENVDEAAQIEVPSPLQSPSRQGVADSSHTQASTPTQAPEPEQEKKQLASSLFVGLSSQSSLCLMGKSEPTPQRFRRKAKGHSSSLGAIVQISNSLVSHPTDVDSLLCNNQLGSNITSEQTSELPEGLTNANGTCDGEAKLNDRDTKVQKLSHTGKDGFAAAAPIPYEDPNRNEVFSISSHLPAELSGLSCSEITPLCSNQNLDLSACHVQKDDSVVQVVFITNFSDTSVQQMLLDIHSDQLEVSCASDSRLKDVRSHSVAVCQYFLSVKRPSAHVETVGMVSYQLTDGMRQEVQFSYKLPLTSFIRPLTVSTEEYGTMWLTFSNDTKQNLTLVSDAQEPLAATLNVLKKKLQLHIVEIIDMEGIVACQLLQDQPCLMHCRVHAGKLAVWLRSPVPDLPDCLIYHCQRALQEH; encoded by the exons ATGAGCGATGTTGTGGAGAAGACCCTGACTGCTTTGCCAAGCCTCCTGTCTTTAGATCCTCAACCGGGCTCTGCAAAACTGTCCTCCACCTCAAAGCTAGGAAACCTTATCAGAGCAATCACTGAACTAACATCCAAACAT AGGCAGATGAAGGAGCTCATGGTGAGAGCAATTTACTGTGAAATGTTGGGTTATGAGGCATCTTTCAGCTACATTCATGCTATCAAACTGGCTCAACAAGGCACCGTTCTGGAGAAAAGAgttg GTTACCTTGCTGTGTCCTTGTTTCTGAATGAAAGCCACGAGCTACTGCTTCTCCTTGTGAACACTGTACTAAAG GATCTTCAGAGCACAAACCTTATTGAAGTGTGCATGGCTCTAACTGTTGTCAGCCAAATTTTCCCCAAAGATATGATACCTGCAATCCTCCCTTTAGTAGAGGAGAAACTTAATCACCCAAA AGAAATCATACGACGAAAAGCAGTCCTGGCGCTGTACAAATTCTACCTGATTGCACCAAATCAAGTTCAACATATTCACAACAAGTTTCGCAAAGCTCTGTGTGACAGGGATCCTGGTGTGATGACAGCCTCACTACATATCTATTTACAGATGATCCAG GAGAATCCAGAAGGTTATAAGGACCTGACAGCAAGTTTTGTCACCATATTGAAGCAGGTGGTAGGAGGAAAACTGCCCATGGATTTCAATTATCACAGTGTCCCTGCTCCATGGCTCCAAATCCAGCTTCTCAGAATTCTCTCCTTGCTCGGAAAAAATGATCAGAG TACAAGTGAGACCATGTATGAAGTCCTTGACGAGTCTATACGAAGAGCGGAGATGAACCATAACATCACTTACG CAATATTAtatgaatgtgtaaaatgtatttacacaaTACACCCTAAGTCTGAACTTTTGGAAAAAGCTGCAAAGTGCATTGGGAACTTTGTTATGTCACCAAAAATAAATCTCAAATATCTAG GCTTGAAGGCTCTCACCTATGTGGTCCAGCAGGATCCTAAACTGGCGCTGCAGCATCAGATGACCATCATTGAGTGTCTGGATCACCCCGACCTCATCATCAAGCGTGAG ACACTGGAGTTGCTCTTTCGGATCACAAATGGCCAGAATGTCACAGTCATTGTAGAGAAGATGCTGGAGTTTCTGCGCATGAGTAAAGATGACTACACTACCATTGACCTGGTGGGGAAGGTCGCAGAACTGGCAGAAAA ATATGCACCAGACAATGAATGGTTCATTGAGACCATGAACACAGTGTTTTCAGTCGGTGGAGACATGATGCAGCCTGACATTCCCAACAGTTTTCTTAAACTCCTCTCTGAGG GATTTGACAGTGTGGAGGAAGACAGGAAGTTGAGGCTATTTGCTGTCGATTCATATGTTTCTCTGCTCCAAGGAGAGCCTGGCAAACTGCCACAGTGCTTCCTCCAAGTCATCAGCTGG GTCCTCGGTGAATACTCCTATTTGAGTGGGGACCTTGAACCTGCGAGAGTTCTGCAGCTACTAGCCAGAGTGTTGGACATGAAGCAAACCAGCAGTGAAACTAAAAGCTGGGTCCTTGTGGCAATGACAAAGCTCTGTGAGAGTGGGGCAGATGTTTCTGTTGCTCAGGAGGTTTCTGAAACATTTAGCAGCTCAATGGACACAGTGCTGAGACAGAAGGCGCATGAGCTGCAGCAACTTAGCCAACACTCTGATCTACGAGCCAGAGTACTGCCTAGAGGCTCTGGCTCGGAGCCACTGGAG GTAGattcttctctgtcttttctgGATGGATTTGTGTCGGAGGCGTTGGCTGCTGGCGCCGCTCCATACAAGCCTCCACATCAACGTCAAGAGGAACTAGCTCAGGCAAAAG CATTGAGCCTGGAGCCATATGGCCTGTCCTTGCCGATCAACATGTCTTCATGCAGcaatgcagacagacagtcgCCCACACTGTTGTCTATCAGCTCTGGTCTGTCAGGAGATAGCACAGATGTCTTACACAGAGGAGG TTCTACAACTCTGAAGCTGGATGGAGTGAAGAGGCTGTGGGGGAGGGAGGGCTATTTGGTGCCGAGGGAGAACGTAGACGAGGCTGCCCAGATTGAGGTTCCCAGTCCCCTTCAGTCCCCCAGCCGGCAGGGCGTAGCTGACAGCTCACACACCCAGGCTTCCACTCCTACACAGGCCCCTGAGCCTGAACAAGAGAAAAAGCAACTGGCTTCTTCACTCTTTGTTGGCCTCAGCTCACAAAGCTCTTTGTGTTTG ATGGGAAAATCTGAGCCAACACCCCAGCGATTCCGAAGAAAAGCCAAAGGTCACAGCTCATCTTTGGGAGCCATCGTCCAAATATCCAACTCCCTTGTCTCTCATCCTACTGATGTGGACAGCTTGCTATGTAACAACCAGCTGGGCTCCAACATCACCTCTGAACAAACATCTGAACTCCCTGAGGGCCTCACTAATGCTAACGGCACCTGTGATGGTGAAGCTAAGTTAaatgacagagacacaaaagtacaaaaattaTCTCACACTGGCAAAGATGGCtttgcagctgctgctcctATTCCATATGAAGACCCAAACAGAAATGAAGTCTTTTCTATCAGTTCTCATCTTCCTGCTGAACTCTCTGGACTCTCCTGCTCAGAAATCACTCCCCTGTGTTCCAACCAAAACCTGGATCTCTCAGCCTGTCATGTGCAGAAAGATGATTCCGTAGTGCAAGTTGTTTTTATTACCAACTTCTCTGACACTTCTGTTCAGCAGATGCTGCTGGATATTCACTCAGATCAACTTGAG gtatCCTGTGCATCTGACAGTCGACTCAAGGACGTGAGAAGCCACAGTGTAGCAGTGTGTCAGTATTTCCTTAGTGTGAAGAGGCCATCAGCTCATGTTGAAACGGTCGGGATGGTGTCTTACCAGTTAACTGATGGGATGCGTCAGGAAGTGCAGTTCTCATACAAACTTCCTCTGACCAGTTTCATCAG ACCTTTGACAGTGTCCACAGAGGAGTATGGGACAATGTGGCTGACCTTCTCTAATGACACAAAGCAGAATCTGACATTGGTTAGTGATGCCCAAGAACCTCTCGCAGCCACTCTGAATGTACTGAAGAAGAAACTTCAGCTTCATATTGTGGAAATCATAG ATATGGAAGGTATTGTGGCTTGCCAGCTCCTCCAGGATCAGCCGTGTCTGATGCACTGCCGTGTGCATGCAGGCAAGCTGGCTGTGTGGTTGCGTTCTCCAGTCCCCGACCTGCCCGACTGCCTGATCTACCACTGTCAGAGAGCTTTACAGGAGCACTGA